A genomic window from Amia ocellicauda isolate fAmiCal2 chromosome 15, fAmiCal2.hap1, whole genome shotgun sequence includes:
- the LOC136771382 gene encoding coiled-coil domain-containing glutamate-rich protein 1 produces the protein MCMDAMEIKKEIEVFARCPCERMRLTRWRQRKLDRGGGEKCGKKWTGYAARATARKYKRQARCRHASRRPFSRPSARLYGSSLALRPVETCHGRPAGTMAPKNTTQYLMNIVYRDLVRDSAREVESLNCRKDGGIDLSRHPQSEQIAGRTVPPQSEYEPGSTEDFLQRDFERMFLLHTDCGLRDCLP, from the coding sequence ATGTGTATGGACGCTatggagataaaaaaagaaatcgaAGTCTTCGCTAGATGTCCATGTGAGAGAATGAGACTCACAAGATGGAGGCAGCGGAAATTGGACCGTGGTGGCGGCGAAAAATGCGGGAAGAAATGGACGGGCTATGCGGCGAGGGCCACGGCTAGGAAATACAAAAGACAAGCCCGCTGTCGTCACGCCAGTAGACGCCCGTTTTCCCGTCCGTCTGCCCGCCTTTACGGCAGCAGTTTGGCTTTGCGGCCTGTTGAAACGTGCCACGGAAGGCCTGCCGGGACGATGGCTCCCAAAAACACGACACAGTACCTAATGAACATTGTTTACCGAGATCTGGTCCGCGATTCAGCGAGAGAAGTCGAAAGCTTGAACTGTCGAAAAGATGGCGGGATTGACCTTTCCAGACACCCCCAGTCGGAGCAGATAGCGGGCCGGACGGTCCCGCCCCAAAGCGAGTACGAACCCGGAAGTACAGAAGACTTCCTGCAGAGGGACTTCGAGCGCATGTTCCTGCTGCACACGGACTGCGGCCTGCGGGACTGCCTGCCATGA
- the epyc gene encoding epiphycan, which translates to MKTFVNLVLGLFIVKAIVAAPSRQVRQTPGRYDASNYDVDLEKLNFEDQDIYEYEDELTIDEPQIEIGTLTPPVGEPLLPDEEVPLKPHTPVQSTGGSGVLGPDAQGDLPTCLLCTCLGGSVYCDDVKLETVPPLPKETTHFYARYNKIKKIHKSDFAEMNKLKRIDVTSNQITEIDEDALRSLPQLEELVVRDNKIRQLPELPNTMTLIDVSHNKLGGKGIKNEAFKDMNNLLYLYVTDNSLDHIPLPLPHTLRSLHLQNNNIQMMHEDTFCNLKDINYIRRSLEDVRLDANPINLSRTPQAYICLPRVPTGRLY; encoded by the exons ATGAAGACCTTTGTGAATTTAGTACTGGGTCTATTTATTGTGAAGGCAATTGTTGCTGCTCCATCAAGGCAAGTGAGACAGACCCCAGGCAGATATGACGCGTCAAACTATGATGTAGATTTGGAAAAACTGAACTTTGAAGATCAAGACATCTATGAATATGAGGATGAACTTACAATTGATGAACCCCAA ATTGAGATTGGCACCCTTACTCCCCCGGTGGGCGAACCCCTGCTTCCGGATGAGGAGGTCCCCCTCAAGCCCCACACCCCAGTCCAGAGCACCGGAGGCTCGGGGGTGCTAGGACCAGATGCACAGGGAG ATTTGCCTACCTGCTTGCTGTGCACCTGCCTGGGAGGGTCCGTCTACTGTGATGATGTGAAGCTCGAGACAGTTCCCCCTCTTCCAAAAGAGACGACCCACTTCTATGCCCGCTACAACAAGATCAAGAAAATACACAAGTCTGATTTTGCAGAGATGA acAAACTGAAGAGGATCGATGTGACCAGCAATCAAATCACTGAGATCGATGAGGATGCCCTCAGGTCCCTGCCTCAGCTGGAGGAGTTGGTGGTGCGAGATAACAAGATCCGCCAGCTGCCCGAGCTGCCAAACACCATGACTCTGATCGACGTCAGCCACAACAAGCTGGGCGGCAAGGGAATCAAGAACGAGGCTTTCAAA GATATGAATAACCTGCTGTACCTGTATGTCACTGACAACAGCCTGGACCACATTCCTCTGCCACTGCCTCATACCCTGCGCTCCCTTCACCTGCAG AACAACAACATTCAGATGATGCATGAGGACACGTTCTGCAATTTGAAAGATATCAACTACATTCGCAGATCCCTGGAGGATGTCAGACTGGATGCCAATCCCATTAACCTCAGTAGGACCCCACAGGCTTATATCTGCCTGCCTCGTGTGCCTACTGGACGGCTTTACTAA